In Primulina eburnea isolate SZY01 chromosome 5, ASM2296580v1, whole genome shotgun sequence, a single window of DNA contains:
- the LOC140832507 gene encoding protein SCAR2-like isoform X3: MVTATRGHTLLSRVQQLEDELPSIQKAFLSQTDHSSLMYHAGVDCHPNLQMDHNIVTKGNLPHFMMESYEECRGPPQLFLLDKFDTAGAGACLERYTDPSFFKTETSSIKMNGSDIQREKKISKAKNCLLLDYYLHDKQRKETYWRNGVTPEVLPSSHAKLHQLFMEDHDGNSESSPADRVKLKRRLNVLPFDLKIGQSYMEKILKIPSPEHKVLHEIAMNSSFLRTLPTTDHDDSSFVVLQFGMSADRDIVERKRSPPSPQREDIMLKPSIYEQDEVSKCKILKEDNSYPSIVEDSVTYSCDRVTSEKDMVVDGESKADDILIGYLTDDFASEIDNFVDAPITIESELDTDSELREKTDITSYINRKLSTFDVISTEEQHFHSTDSQSTGNSMLSDDENHSSGKEISSFSAMYFPNTSADSTKSEDYVAACTPEIEIINAPFFHNTADEVCPVAHHTRSAVSDDTCTRALAITNHCPDFMQQTSDRNLTDLDSTLEDSDSEYILGEIISRAPELVEKLYISDKEVKTNPVTDAAYSPSFSDFILQSEHSSLLSSSGVHLVHKSIDGNATYTNPCHTADSPIAVSFDFVQVDSPNQGDLSEPECDEKSSLANSEAKKEKLAIDPGCSFSVSDSKTQLRDNSPSSSAGSNTVQRSNSENESCNSTGFLLYNRTCLPPNKDNLPQMISTETLVVDESNDGDLEFSENYRFDFPNSAHDGHSFMSALPKEEKSIDESNDVTLNAFANASNDFSSIMEASLGEELKKPSLGNAQTVDIEGNGCNRSVHNQICSPNIMASHVKCSQDWPETGLDTHDNYVVNLDKETTVNETLAVETLKSCEVLGLKATGITDDASSHDLTAVESLCSIQENLVGPHGKTDIVEKGGITSCRSSYAQEATNIPASPELTTLNDNNVLLSEPDSQTDVSGIAIVASSVVSVADNGGQNGVYSPLGINQLVEDGIPCFEDSNPNKLENGKNFLLESQGKSVLVEEVSQRHVTPSDLDSVFCISYNHPKSEEADTIVNLDFGSIVNERSMDFVHTATTQSSSEQINLDPEQKLCLQRNLLYHNVCFHNIIETTPQEQASVLPTQLSQEFMDSGGMDLGSSCGQHMLELDDHQAVSNSASNCSLVSCPDQPSTPELPAPSNYEVDVSKHSDYPLGSMFPPGNCFMEVNSINLGEFPPLPPLPPIQWRLGKVQHASSTIQGENQQEEFAQGTSTPSASTYDISSFHGELNGCLVQFSPDTISNKEKVGHNPLIQEIVDISSNTENEKLEVTISSSKIFALTYVEDVTQISPDIGSSKKEVEQSSTNLEANVLMHETIDHKQKIENVKQELVVPSSAIEFASPDVEGGNAIESRTRKLPLQRNPLIDTFTALDKSKLRKVTPQVKVEIQKEEERDSLLEQIRTKSFNLKPALATKPSIRGPRTNLKVAAILEKANAIRQALAGSDEDDEDSWSDS, from the exons ATGGTGACTGCTACAAGAGGACACACCTTATTATCTCGAGTCCAACAGCTCGAGGATGAGTTACCGTCCATCCAGAAGGCATTTCTCTCCCAGACTGATCATTCTTCATTAATGTACCATGCTG GTGTTGATTGCCATCCTAATCTACAGATGGACCATAATATAGTGACCAAGGGAAATTTACCTCATTTTATGATGGAGTCATATGAAGAATGCAGGGGTCCTCCTCAGTTATTTCTTTTAGACAA ATTTGACACGGCGGGAGCTGGGGCATGCCTGGAACGTTACACTGATCCGTCATTTTTCAAAACAGAGACTTCTTCCATTAAAATGAATGGTTCAGATATTCAGAGGGAGAAAAAGATCAGCAAAGCCAAG AACTGTCTATTGCTTGACTATTATTTGCATGACAAACAGAGAAAAGAAACATACTGGAGGAATGGAGTAACCCCTGAAGTTTTACCATCATCGCATGCAAA GCTTCATCAACTTTTCATGGAGGATCATGATGGAAATAGTGAAAGCAGTCCTGCAGATCGTGTGAAATTAAAAAGGAGGCTGAATGTATTACCATTTGACTTGAAAATTGGGCAGAGCTACatggaaaaaatattaaaaattcctTCTCCGGAGCATAAAGTGCTTCATGAAATCGCCATGAATTCATCATTCTTGAGGACATTGCCAACAACTGATCACGATGACTCTAGTTTTGTAGTACTTCAATTTGGAATGAGCGCTGACAGAGACATTGTGGAGAGGAAAAGAAGTCCTCCATCTCCACAAAGAGAGGATATTATGCTGAAACCATCCATATACGAGCAAGATGAGGTTTCCAAATGTAAAATCTTGAAGGAAGACAATTCTTATCCTAGCATTGTAGAAGATAGTGTCACATACTCTTGTGATCGGGTAACCAGTGAAAAGGATATGGTTGTTGATGGAGAAAGTAAAGCAGATGACATCTTAATTGGTTATCTAACTGATGATTTTGCCAGTGAGATAGACAATTTCGTGGACGCACCAATAACCATTGAGTCCGAACTTGATACGGACTCTGAACTGAGAGAGAAGACCGATATCACCTCTTATATCAACAGGAAACTATCGACTTTTGATGTAATTTCCACTGAGGAACAACACTTTCATTCTACAGATTCTCAATCTACCGGAAACTCTATGTTGTCTGACGATGAGAATCATTCATCCGGGAAAGAGATTTCTAGTTTCTCTGCTATGTACTTTCCAAATACTTCGGCTGATAGTACAAAGTCTGAAGATTATGTTGCTGCCTGTACACCTGAAATTGAGATCATCAATGCACCATTTTTCCATAATACGGCAGATGAAGTTTGTCCTGTGGCTCACCATACAAGATCTGCAGTTTCTGATGATACGTGCACTCGTGCACTTGCTATCACCAACCACTGTCCTGACTTTATGCAGCAGACTTCTGATAGGAACCTTACCGATTTGGATTCTACATTAGAAGATTCTGATTCAGAATACATTTTGGGAGAAATTATCTCTAGGGCACCTGAATTAGTTGAAAAGTTATATATTTCAGATAAAGAAGTTAAGACAAATCCGGTCACTGATGCAGCATATTCTCCCAGCTTCTCTGATTTCATTTTGCAGTCAGAACATAGTTCCCTGCTTTCCTCTTCAGGAGTTCATCTGGTACATAAATCAATTGATGGGAATGCAACATATACAAATCCATGTCATACCGCGGATAGTCCAATTGCCGTGTCTTTCGATTTCGTGCAAGTGGATAGCCCCAATCAGGGGGACCTGTCGGAACCTGAGTGTGATGAAAAGTCGTCCCTTGCCAATAGCGAagcaaagaaagaaaaactGGCCATAGATCCAGGATGTTCTTTCAGTGTCTCTGATTCTAAAACTCAATTAAGAGATAATTCCCCAAGCTCCTCTGCCGGAAGCAATACAGTTCAGAGATCAAATAGTGAGAATGAATCATGTAATTCTACTGGTTTTTTGTTATACAATCGAACCTGTCTTCCTCCAAACAAGGATAACTTGCCACAAATGATTTCTACTGAGACTCTAGTcgtggatgaatcaaatgatgGAGATTTAGAGTTTTCTGAAAACTATAGATTTGATTTTCCTAATTCGGCTCATGATGGACATAGTTTCATGTCAGCACTTCCAAAAGAAGAAAAATCAATTGATGAGTCAAATGATGTGACCTTAAATGCTTTTGCTAATGCTTCTAATGACTTTTCATCTATCATGGAGGCTTCTCTCGGTGAAGAACTCAAGAAACCATCCCTTGGTAATGCTCAAACTGTTGACATAGAAGGGAATGGTTGTAATAGATCAGTTCACAATCAGATTTGTTCACCAAATATAATGGCATCACATGTAAAATGCTCTCAAGATTGGCCAGAGACAGGTTTAGATACTCATGACAATTATGTTGTTAATCTTGATAAGGAGACAACAGTTAATGAAACTCTGGCAGTTGAAACTCTCAAGTCTTGTGAAGTTCTGGGGTTGAAGGCCACAGGAATCACAGATGATGCTTCCTCCCATGATTTAACGGCTGTAGAAAGTTTGTGTTCCATCCAAGAGAATTTGGTAGGGCCGCACGGAAAGACAGATATTGTTGAAAAGGGTGGAATCACCTCATGTAGGAGCTCCTATGCTCAAGAAGCAACAAATATCCCTGCATCTCCAGAACTTACAACGTTGAATGATAATAATGTCTTGTTGAGTGAACCTGATTCACAGACTGATGTATCAGGGATTGCAATTGTGGCCTCTAGTGTGGTTTCAGTTGCTGATAATGGCGGCCAAAATGGTGTCTATTCACCTCTTGGTATCAATCAGTTGGTAGAAGATGGTATACCTTGTTTCGAGGATTCAAATCCCAATAAACTTGAAAATGGCAAGAATTTTCTCTTGGAAAGTCAAGGGAAATCTGTCTTAGTGGAGGAAGTGAGTCAAAGACATGTAACCCCATCAGATTTGGACAGTGTCTTTTGTATCAGTTACAATCATCCAAAGTCTGAAGAAGCAGATACCATTGTTAATCTGGATTTCGGTTCAATAGTAAATGAACGTAGCATGGATTTTGTCCATACCGCCACAACCCAGTCTTCCTCAGAGCAAATTAACTTAGATCCAGAACAAAAGTTGTGCCTACAAAGGAACCTTTTATACCACAATGTTTGTTTTCACAATATAATAGAAACAACGCCACAAGAACAAGCCAGTGTGCTACCTACCCAACTCAGTCAAGAGTTCATGGATTCTGGTGGAATGGATTTAGGGTCTTCATGTGGCCAGCATATGCTAGAGCTCGATGATCATCAAGCAGTCAGTAATTCCGCTTCAAATTGTTCACTTGTTAGTTGTCCTGATCAGCCTTCAACACCGGAGCTTCCAGCACCAAGCAACTATGAAGTTGATGTTTCTAAGCATTCCGATTATCCTTTAGGTTCTATGTTTCCACCTGGTAATTGTtttatggaagtaaattcaatCAATCTGGGAGAATTTCCTCCTTTACCACCTCTTCCTCCCATTCAATGGAGACTGGGTAAGGTTCAACATGCATCTTCTACCATACAGGGAGAGAATCAACAAGAGGAGTTCGCTCAAGGAACCTCCACCCCTTCCGCTTCCACCTATGACATTAGTTCATTCCATGGAGAATTGAATGGATGTTTGGTTCAATTTTCTCCAGACACAATATCAAATAAGGAGAAGGTAGGGCACAATCCCTTGATTCAGGAGATTGTTGACATTTCTTCAAACACGGAAAATGAGAAGCTAGAGGTCACCATATCATCTTCGAAGATATTTGCTTTGACATATGTGGAAGATGTTACTCAAATTTCCCCTGACATTGGATCAAGCAAAAAGGAGGTTGAGCAAAGTTCCACTAATTTGGAGGCCAATGTCTTGATGCATGAGACAATTGACCATAAACAAAAGATAGAAAATGTAAAGCAGGAGCTTGTTGTTCCATCTTCAGCGATTGAGTTTGCATCACCGGATGTGGAGGGTGGAAATGCAATTGAGAGTCGAACAAGGAAATTGCCTCTACAGAGAAATCCTCTTATTGATACTTTTACTGCTCTTGATAAAAGCAAA CTAAGAAAAGTTACCCCACAAGTTAAAGTTGAGATACAGAAAGAAGAGGAAAGAGATTCACTGTTGGAACAAATAAGGACCAAG TCCTTCAACCTGAAACCTGCACTGGCGACAAAGCCTAGCATTCGAGGTCCCAGAACTAATCTTAAAGTTGCTGCAATTTTGGAGAAAGCGAATGCAATCCGACAG GCCCTGGCTGGCAGCGATGAAGACGATGAGGATAGTTGGAGTGATTCATGA
- the LOC140832507 gene encoding protein SCAR2-like isoform X4 produces MDHNIVTKGNLPHFMMESYEECRGPPQLFLLDKFDTAGAGACLERYTDPSFFKTETSSIKMNGSDIQREKKISKAKNCLLLDYYLHDKQRKETYWRNGVTPEVLPSSHAKLHQLFMEDHDGNSESSPADRVKLKRRLNVLPFDLKIGQSYMEKILKIPSPEHKVLHEIAMNSSFLRTLPTTDHDDSSFVVLQFGMSADRDIVERKRSPPSPQREDIMLKPSIYEQDEVSKCKILKEDNSYPSIVEDSVTYSCDRVTSEKDMVVDGESKADDILIGYLTDDFASEIDNFVDAPITIESELDTDSELREKTDITSYINRKLSTFDVISTEEQHFHSTDSQSTGNSMLSDDENHSSGKEISSFSAMYFPNTSADSTKSEDYVAACTPEIEIINAPFFHNTADEVCPVAHHTRSAVSDDTCTRALAITNHCPDFMQQTSDRNLTDLDSTLEDSDSEYILGEIISRAPELVEKLYISDKEVKTNPVTDAAYSPSFSDFILQSEHSSLLSSSGVHLVHKSIDGNATYTNPCHTADSPIAVSFDFVQVDSPNQGDLSEPECDEKSSLANSEAKKEKLAIDPGCSFSVSDSKTQLRDNSPSSSAGSNTVQRSNSENESCNSTGFLLYNRTCLPPNKDNLPQMISTETLVVDESNDGDLEFSENYRFDFPNSAHDGHSFMSALPKEEKSIDESNDVTLNAFANASNDFSSIMEASLGEELKKPSLGNAQTVDIEGNGCNRSVHNQICSPNIMASHVKCSQDWPETGLDTHDNYVVNLDKETTVNETLAVETLKSCEVLGLKATGITDDASSHDLTAVESLCSIQENLVGPHGKTDIVEKGGITSCRSSYAQEATNIPASPELTTLNDNNVLLSEPDSQTDVSGIAIVASSVVSVADNGGQNGVYSPLGINQLVEDGIPCFEDSNPNKLENGKNFLLESQGKSVLVEEVSQRHVTPSDLDSVFCISYNHPKSEEADTIVNLDFGSIVNERSMDFVHTATTQSSSEQINLDPEQKLCLQRNLLYHNVCFHNIIETTPQEQASVLPTQLSQEFMDSGGMDLGSSCGQHMLELDDHQAVSNSASNCSLVSCPDQPSTPELPAPSNYEVDVSKHSDYPLGSMFPPGNCFMEVNSINLGEFPPLPPLPPIQWRLGKVQHASSTIQGENQQEEFAQGTSTPSASTYDISSFHGELNGCLVQFSPDTISNKEKVGHNPLIQEIVDISSNTENEKLEVTISSSKIFALTYVEDVTQISPDIGSSKKEVEQSSTNLEANVLMHETIDHKQKIENVKQELVVPSSAIEFASPDVEGGNAIESRTRKLPLQRNPLIDTFTALDKSKLRKVTPQVKVEIQKEEERDSLLEQIRTKSFNLKPALATKPSIRGPRTNLKVAAILEKANAIRQALAGSDEDDEDSWSDS; encoded by the exons ATGGACCATAATATAGTGACCAAGGGAAATTTACCTCATTTTATGATGGAGTCATATGAAGAATGCAGGGGTCCTCCTCAGTTATTTCTTTTAGACAA ATTTGACACGGCGGGAGCTGGGGCATGCCTGGAACGTTACACTGATCCGTCATTTTTCAAAACAGAGACTTCTTCCATTAAAATGAATGGTTCAGATATTCAGAGGGAGAAAAAGATCAGCAAAGCCAAG AACTGTCTATTGCTTGACTATTATTTGCATGACAAACAGAGAAAAGAAACATACTGGAGGAATGGAGTAACCCCTGAAGTTTTACCATCATCGCATGCAAA GCTTCATCAACTTTTCATGGAGGATCATGATGGAAATAGTGAAAGCAGTCCTGCAGATCGTGTGAAATTAAAAAGGAGGCTGAATGTATTACCATTTGACTTGAAAATTGGGCAGAGCTACatggaaaaaatattaaaaattcctTCTCCGGAGCATAAAGTGCTTCATGAAATCGCCATGAATTCATCATTCTTGAGGACATTGCCAACAACTGATCACGATGACTCTAGTTTTGTAGTACTTCAATTTGGAATGAGCGCTGACAGAGACATTGTGGAGAGGAAAAGAAGTCCTCCATCTCCACAAAGAGAGGATATTATGCTGAAACCATCCATATACGAGCAAGATGAGGTTTCCAAATGTAAAATCTTGAAGGAAGACAATTCTTATCCTAGCATTGTAGAAGATAGTGTCACATACTCTTGTGATCGGGTAACCAGTGAAAAGGATATGGTTGTTGATGGAGAAAGTAAAGCAGATGACATCTTAATTGGTTATCTAACTGATGATTTTGCCAGTGAGATAGACAATTTCGTGGACGCACCAATAACCATTGAGTCCGAACTTGATACGGACTCTGAACTGAGAGAGAAGACCGATATCACCTCTTATATCAACAGGAAACTATCGACTTTTGATGTAATTTCCACTGAGGAACAACACTTTCATTCTACAGATTCTCAATCTACCGGAAACTCTATGTTGTCTGACGATGAGAATCATTCATCCGGGAAAGAGATTTCTAGTTTCTCTGCTATGTACTTTCCAAATACTTCGGCTGATAGTACAAAGTCTGAAGATTATGTTGCTGCCTGTACACCTGAAATTGAGATCATCAATGCACCATTTTTCCATAATACGGCAGATGAAGTTTGTCCTGTGGCTCACCATACAAGATCTGCAGTTTCTGATGATACGTGCACTCGTGCACTTGCTATCACCAACCACTGTCCTGACTTTATGCAGCAGACTTCTGATAGGAACCTTACCGATTTGGATTCTACATTAGAAGATTCTGATTCAGAATACATTTTGGGAGAAATTATCTCTAGGGCACCTGAATTAGTTGAAAAGTTATATATTTCAGATAAAGAAGTTAAGACAAATCCGGTCACTGATGCAGCATATTCTCCCAGCTTCTCTGATTTCATTTTGCAGTCAGAACATAGTTCCCTGCTTTCCTCTTCAGGAGTTCATCTGGTACATAAATCAATTGATGGGAATGCAACATATACAAATCCATGTCATACCGCGGATAGTCCAATTGCCGTGTCTTTCGATTTCGTGCAAGTGGATAGCCCCAATCAGGGGGACCTGTCGGAACCTGAGTGTGATGAAAAGTCGTCCCTTGCCAATAGCGAagcaaagaaagaaaaactGGCCATAGATCCAGGATGTTCTTTCAGTGTCTCTGATTCTAAAACTCAATTAAGAGATAATTCCCCAAGCTCCTCTGCCGGAAGCAATACAGTTCAGAGATCAAATAGTGAGAATGAATCATGTAATTCTACTGGTTTTTTGTTATACAATCGAACCTGTCTTCCTCCAAACAAGGATAACTTGCCACAAATGATTTCTACTGAGACTCTAGTcgtggatgaatcaaatgatgGAGATTTAGAGTTTTCTGAAAACTATAGATTTGATTTTCCTAATTCGGCTCATGATGGACATAGTTTCATGTCAGCACTTCCAAAAGAAGAAAAATCAATTGATGAGTCAAATGATGTGACCTTAAATGCTTTTGCTAATGCTTCTAATGACTTTTCATCTATCATGGAGGCTTCTCTCGGTGAAGAACTCAAGAAACCATCCCTTGGTAATGCTCAAACTGTTGACATAGAAGGGAATGGTTGTAATAGATCAGTTCACAATCAGATTTGTTCACCAAATATAATGGCATCACATGTAAAATGCTCTCAAGATTGGCCAGAGACAGGTTTAGATACTCATGACAATTATGTTGTTAATCTTGATAAGGAGACAACAGTTAATGAAACTCTGGCAGTTGAAACTCTCAAGTCTTGTGAAGTTCTGGGGTTGAAGGCCACAGGAATCACAGATGATGCTTCCTCCCATGATTTAACGGCTGTAGAAAGTTTGTGTTCCATCCAAGAGAATTTGGTAGGGCCGCACGGAAAGACAGATATTGTTGAAAAGGGTGGAATCACCTCATGTAGGAGCTCCTATGCTCAAGAAGCAACAAATATCCCTGCATCTCCAGAACTTACAACGTTGAATGATAATAATGTCTTGTTGAGTGAACCTGATTCACAGACTGATGTATCAGGGATTGCAATTGTGGCCTCTAGTGTGGTTTCAGTTGCTGATAATGGCGGCCAAAATGGTGTCTATTCACCTCTTGGTATCAATCAGTTGGTAGAAGATGGTATACCTTGTTTCGAGGATTCAAATCCCAATAAACTTGAAAATGGCAAGAATTTTCTCTTGGAAAGTCAAGGGAAATCTGTCTTAGTGGAGGAAGTGAGTCAAAGACATGTAACCCCATCAGATTTGGACAGTGTCTTTTGTATCAGTTACAATCATCCAAAGTCTGAAGAAGCAGATACCATTGTTAATCTGGATTTCGGTTCAATAGTAAATGAACGTAGCATGGATTTTGTCCATACCGCCACAACCCAGTCTTCCTCAGAGCAAATTAACTTAGATCCAGAACAAAAGTTGTGCCTACAAAGGAACCTTTTATACCACAATGTTTGTTTTCACAATATAATAGAAACAACGCCACAAGAACAAGCCAGTGTGCTACCTACCCAACTCAGTCAAGAGTTCATGGATTCTGGTGGAATGGATTTAGGGTCTTCATGTGGCCAGCATATGCTAGAGCTCGATGATCATCAAGCAGTCAGTAATTCCGCTTCAAATTGTTCACTTGTTAGTTGTCCTGATCAGCCTTCAACACCGGAGCTTCCAGCACCAAGCAACTATGAAGTTGATGTTTCTAAGCATTCCGATTATCCTTTAGGTTCTATGTTTCCACCTGGTAATTGTtttatggaagtaaattcaatCAATCTGGGAGAATTTCCTCCTTTACCACCTCTTCCTCCCATTCAATGGAGACTGGGTAAGGTTCAACATGCATCTTCTACCATACAGGGAGAGAATCAACAAGAGGAGTTCGCTCAAGGAACCTCCACCCCTTCCGCTTCCACCTATGACATTAGTTCATTCCATGGAGAATTGAATGGATGTTTGGTTCAATTTTCTCCAGACACAATATCAAATAAGGAGAAGGTAGGGCACAATCCCTTGATTCAGGAGATTGTTGACATTTCTTCAAACACGGAAAATGAGAAGCTAGAGGTCACCATATCATCTTCGAAGATATTTGCTTTGACATATGTGGAAGATGTTACTCAAATTTCCCCTGACATTGGATCAAGCAAAAAGGAGGTTGAGCAAAGTTCCACTAATTTGGAGGCCAATGTCTTGATGCATGAGACAATTGACCATAAACAAAAGATAGAAAATGTAAAGCAGGAGCTTGTTGTTCCATCTTCAGCGATTGAGTTTGCATCACCGGATGTGGAGGGTGGAAATGCAATTGAGAGTCGAACAAGGAAATTGCCTCTACAGAGAAATCCTCTTATTGATACTTTTACTGCTCTTGATAAAAGCAAA CTAAGAAAAGTTACCCCACAAGTTAAAGTTGAGATACAGAAAGAAGAGGAAAGAGATTCACTGTTGGAACAAATAAGGACCAAG TCCTTCAACCTGAAACCTGCACTGGCGACAAAGCCTAGCATTCGAGGTCCCAGAACTAATCTTAAAGTTGCTGCAATTTTGGAGAAAGCGAATGCAATCCGACAG GCCCTGGCTGGCAGCGATGAAGACGATGAGGATAGTTGGAGTGATTCATGA